The Candidatus Denitrolinea symbiosum DNA window CTTGATCATTCGCCGCGCGTGAGTGACATCCATCTCCACCAACCCGTGGACCAAGTGTTTCTGGCGCGCCAGGCGTCCGCCATCCACCATCAGGCGGCGGATTTTCGGAAAGGGGGTAATCTGATATTCTTCGTTCATTTCATGCTCCCAGGAATTCCTTGACGATCTTGACCGCAGCGCCGATTCCATCCTCCGCGCGGATCGCCTTGCCGACCGATTCCGCCCTTCGTGTCATCTCGGCATCGCTGACCGTCCTTTGCAGCGCTCCTGCCAATTGGGTCTCGGTCAACCTTTTGGCTGGAAGCGGCTCCACTCCCGCGCCCAATGCCTGGACCCTTTTCCCCCAAAAGTGTTGATCCACGATAAAGGGAACGATTACGGTCGGTTTCCCGGCGCGCAGCCCTTCCGCCGTTGTCCCCGCGCCGCCGTGATGCACAACCGCCGCCATGCGCGGGAATAGCCAGCCGTGCGGGGCAGAGTCCAGCACAAATATATCCTTCGGAACGTCTGTCGTCTTTATGCCGCCCCAGCCGGTGGCGATCACGCCTCTTTTTCCGCTTCTCTTCAACGCCGCGATCGCAATTCCCGCAAAACGCTCGGGGTCGTGTCCCGCCATACTTCCAAACCCGATATACACCGGCGCCTCGCCCGTTTCCAGAAACGTTTCCAATTCGACGGGAGGGCGCCAGGCATGCGGGTCGTCTTGAAACCAATAACCGCTGATGTGCACATTGTTCGGCCAATCCTGCGGGCGGGGAATCACTGCCGAACTGTAAGCGCCCAACAGCGGCGTGGAGACCAGGGTGTGAAAAAAATCCGAGCTGCCCAATCGTCGCAAGCCAAGTCGCCGCCTGAATTCGTTTACGAAGGGGCGATACCACTGCCAGATCGTCTCCAGCGCGGCAAAGCCAGAGAGGCGGTTGAGAATCCCGCCCATGTTTTTCTGAATGGGAAAGCCCGGAGCGGGAAAATCCCGCGTGGGAAGCGCAGGCGTCGGCTCGACCAGCAGGAGCGGGATGCCGCGCCTTTCAGCAATCATCTTTCCGAACGGAGCGAACACTGCCGGGGTGATAAGCGCATCGGCATCCTGGCAGGCTTCGAGTACGCCCTCTGCCATTTGCAGCGCAACCGGTCCCAGCATCTTGCGCATGGCAAAGATGGAGCGGATCGGGTTTGTATCTCCCTTTTCCATGAACTTTTGTCCGGTCTCGCTGGTCATGATTTCCTGAACATCCCCGTATAGTGGATGGAACGGCAGCCCTTCCTTTTGGATCAAACCGGCAAAGTTTTGTGGAGCGGCAAGACGAACCTGCAAACCTGCTCGCTGCAAGCCTTTTCCCAACCTGAGGCAGGGTTGGATGTCGCCCTGTGAACCTGCGCCGAAGATGGTGATGTTCATTGTCGTCAGACCAAAAACAGAACGACCAAACCAAAGATGTCGCCCAGAAAATGCGCAAGCCAAACGACCCAAAGGTTGTTGTGGCGGGCAAACAATATGCCGTAAAGCACGGAAGAGATCACGATCAAGGCGACATCTGTGAACACAACGATGCCCGGACCCGGGGCAAAATGTGCCAGGCCAAACAGCAGCGACGCAATTGCGATGGCCGCCGGCGTACCGACGAATAGAGCCAAGCGTCCCTGAATG harbors:
- a CDS encoding glycosyltransferase family 1 protein, giving the protein MNITIFGAGSQGDIQPCLRLGKGLQRAGLQVRLAAPQNFAGLIQKEGLPFHPLYGDVQEIMTSETGQKFMEKGDTNPIRSIFAMRKMLGPVALQMAEGVLEACQDADALITPAVFAPFGKMIAERRGIPLLLVEPTPALPTRDFPAPGFPIQKNMGGILNRLSGFAALETIWQWYRPFVNEFRRRLGLRRLGSSDFFHTLVSTPLLGAYSSAVIPRPQDWPNNVHISGYWFQDDPHAWRPPVELETFLETGEAPVYIGFGSMAGHDPERFAGIAIAALKRSGKRGVIATGWGGIKTTDVPKDIFVLDSAPHGWLFPRMAAVVHHGGAGTTAEGLRAGKPTVIVPFIVDQHFWGKRVQALGAGVEPLPAKRLTETQLAGALQRTVSDAEMTRRAESVGKAIRAEDGIGAAVKIVKEFLGA